In Propionicimonas paludicola, a single window of DNA contains:
- the ftsH gene encoding ATP-dependent zinc metalloprotease FtsH: protein MKSNRVLRSPILWIAVGLVAIVLLVEGLSNVGGYADKPTSQVIQLINSDTPLAQVILNDGEQTISVVTKDNPPQKLRAGWVGNQSQDVVKRLNERIAAGTLESWNGLPPQPNLWGTFLFSVLPFLALGVVFMLMMNNAQGGGNRVLGFGKSKAKLASKDTPKTTFSDVAGCEEAIEELQEIREFLSEPAKFTAVGAKIPKGVLLYGPPGTGKTLLARAVAGEAGVPFFSISGSDFVEMFVGVGASRVRDLFEQAKEAAPAIVFIDEIDAVGRHRGAGMGGGHDEREQTLNQLLVEMDGFDVHGGVVLIAATNRPDVLDPALLRPGRFDRQIPVEAPDMKGRLQILRVHAANKPIAPDVDLSSVAKRTPGFTGADLANVLNEAALLTARMNLRFIGKPQLDEAIDRVIGGPQKRSRVMNERELLITAYHEGGHALVAAAMPGNDPVQKVTILPRGRALGYTMVMPDDDKYSQTRGQLLDQLAYMMGGRAAEEMVFHDPTTGAGNDIEKATKLARAMVTEFGMSELIGAVQLGSGDHEPFVGMSYGGNAPRSYSEAVAAQVDSEVSRLLAAAHQEAFDVLEANREVLDELVRQLFERETLDKEQVAKIFEPLKRWPKRPAWTGSDSRKPSDIPPIDPPERLIQQPVEPAAVTGPVPSYPAPAPYPQQLPPGYPPNAFPPAGQYPPAGYPGAPGPYQGFPPPGGYPPPGYPPVQPSPVQPPAQPGVAQPPAQPFPPQPGPGQTFDPTRPDSGSQPKKED, encoded by the coding sequence ATGAAGTCGAACCGGGTACTCAGGTCGCCGATCCTTTGGATCGCCGTGGGCTTGGTGGCCATCGTCTTGCTCGTCGAAGGCCTCAGCAATGTCGGCGGCTACGCCGACAAGCCGACCTCTCAGGTCATACAGCTGATCAACTCCGATACGCCGCTGGCTCAGGTCATCCTGAACGACGGCGAGCAGACCATCAGCGTCGTCACCAAGGACAATCCGCCGCAGAAGCTGCGCGCCGGCTGGGTGGGCAACCAGAGCCAGGACGTGGTCAAGCGGCTGAACGAGCGGATCGCCGCCGGCACCCTCGAGTCGTGGAACGGCCTTCCGCCGCAGCCCAACCTGTGGGGCACGTTCCTGTTCAGCGTGCTGCCCTTCCTGGCGCTCGGCGTGGTCTTCATGCTGATGATGAACAACGCCCAGGGCGGCGGGAACCGGGTACTCGGCTTCGGCAAGTCCAAGGCCAAGCTGGCCAGCAAGGACACCCCGAAGACCACCTTCTCCGACGTCGCCGGTTGTGAGGAGGCCATCGAGGAGCTCCAGGAGATCCGTGAGTTCCTCTCCGAGCCGGCCAAGTTCACCGCGGTCGGCGCCAAGATCCCCAAGGGCGTCCTGCTTTACGGCCCGCCCGGAACCGGCAAGACCCTGCTGGCCCGCGCTGTGGCCGGCGAGGCCGGCGTCCCGTTCTTCTCAATCTCCGGCTCGGACTTCGTGGAGATGTTCGTCGGCGTCGGTGCTTCCCGGGTGCGCGACCTGTTCGAGCAGGCCAAGGAGGCCGCCCCGGCCATCGTCTTCATCGACGAGATCGACGCCGTCGGACGCCACCGCGGCGCCGGCATGGGTGGCGGTCACGACGAGCGTGAGCAGACCCTGAACCAGCTGCTGGTCGAGATGGACGGCTTCGACGTCCACGGCGGGGTGGTGCTGATCGCTGCCACCAACCGTCCCGATGTGCTGGATCCGGCGCTGCTGCGTCCGGGCCGGTTCGATCGGCAGATCCCGGTGGAAGCCCCCGACATGAAGGGACGCCTGCAGATCCTGCGCGTCCATGCCGCCAACAAGCCGATCGCTCCCGATGTGGATCTGTCCAGCGTGGCCAAGCGGACGCCCGGCTTCACCGGTGCCGACCTGGCCAATGTGCTGAACGAGGCCGCGCTGCTGACCGCTCGGATGAACCTGCGCTTCATCGGCAAGCCGCAGCTGGACGAGGCGATCGATCGAGTGATCGGTGGCCCGCAGAAGCGCAGCCGGGTGATGAACGAGCGCGAGTTGCTGATCACGGCCTACCACGAGGGCGGACACGCCCTGGTCGCGGCGGCCATGCCGGGCAACGACCCGGTGCAGAAGGTGACCATCCTTCCGCGCGGCCGGGCGCTGGGCTACACCATGGTGATGCCTGACGACGACAAGTACTCCCAGACCCGTGGCCAGCTGCTCGATCAGTTGGCCTACATGATGGGCGGCCGGGCTGCCGAAGAGATGGTCTTCCACGACCCGACCACCGGTGCTGGCAACGACATCGAGAAGGCCACCAAGCTGGCCCGAGCCATGGTCACCGAGTTCGGCATGAGCGAGCTGATCGGCGCGGTCCAGCTGGGATCGGGCGACCACGAGCCGTTCGTCGGAATGAGCTACGGGGGTAACGCTCCGCGGAGCTACTCCGAGGCCGTGGCTGCGCAGGTGGACTCCGAAGTCTCCAGGCTGCTGGCCGCTGCTCACCAGGAGGCCTTCGACGTCCTGGAGGCCAACCGCGAGGTGCTCGACGAGCTGGTCCGTCAGCTGTTCGAGAGGGAGACCCTCGACAAGGAGCAGGTCGCCAAGATTTTCGAGCCGCTCAAGCGCTGGCCCAAGCGTCCGGCCTGGACCGGTTCGGACTCCCGCAAGCCCAGCGACATCCCGCCGATCGATCCGCCGGAGCGGCTGATCCAGCAGCCGGTGGAACCGGCCGCCGTCACCGGTCCGGTGCCGTCCTACCCGGCCCCGGCGCCGTACCCGCAGCAGCTGCCCCCGGGCTACCCGCCCAACGCTTTCCCGCCGGCTGGTCAGTACCCGCCGGCCGGCTACCCGGGAGCTCCCGGTCCGTACCAGGGCTTCCCGCCGCCCGGAGGCTACCCGCCGCCCGGATATCCGCCGGTGCAGCCCAGCCCGGTGCAGCCGCCGGCCCAGCCCGGGGTGGCGCAGCCGCCGGCTCAGCCCTTCCCGCCGCAGCCCGGCCCCGGCCAGACCTTTGACCCGACCCGTCCTGACTCCGGGAGCCAGCCGAAGAAGGAGGACTGA
- the hpt gene encoding hypoxanthine phosphoribosyltransferase, which yields MDAADVTADLTEILFTRAQIDERIAEIAARIDADYADKNPLLIGVLNGAVMVMSDLSRALSIHCAMDWMAVSSYGMGTQSSGVVRILKDLSTDLEGRHVLVVEDIIDTGLTLTYLMQNLASRNPASLEIMTMFRKPDAMKAEIDVKYIGYDLPNQFVVGYGLDFAGRYRNLNDVGILAPHVYS from the coding sequence GTGGATGCAGCTGACGTCACCGCCGATTTGACCGAAATTCTCTTCACCCGAGCCCAGATTGATGAGCGGATCGCCGAGATCGCCGCTCGGATCGATGCCGACTACGCCGACAAGAACCCGCTGTTGATCGGGGTCCTGAACGGTGCCGTGATGGTGATGTCCGACCTGTCTCGCGCGCTGAGCATTCATTGCGCGATGGACTGGATGGCCGTCTCTTCCTACGGCATGGGCACCCAGTCGTCCGGGGTGGTGCGGATCCTGAAGGATCTGTCCACTGATCTGGAGGGCCGCCACGTCCTGGTCGTCGAGGACATCATCGACACCGGGCTCACCTTGACCTACCTGATGCAGAATCTGGCCTCCCGCAATCCGGCCAGCCTCGAGATCATGACCATGTTCCGCAAGCCGGACGCCATGAAGGCCGAGATCGATGTGAAGTACATCGGCTACGACCTGCCCAATCAGTTCGTTGTCGGGTACGGGCTGGACTTCGCGGGTCGCTACCGCAACCTCAACGACGTCGGAATCCTGGCCCCGCACGTCTACAGCTGA
- the tilS gene encoding tRNA lysidine(34) synthetase TilS, with translation MAASDLMAKKALGPATLAVVQAVEAVADAPLLVACSGGPDSLALALAAHIAAARRGVDVRAAIVDHGLQPGSDTVAATVAEQLAGRGVSAVVLTVTVPDSPDGTEAAARQARYAALEAEARPDELILLGHTLDDQAETVLLGLARGSGTRSLAGMPTRRGVFVRPLLGLRAAQTAQACAELGVEPWRDPHNDEPRFTRVRVRRQVLPLLEAELGPGIAEALARTAGLARRDADLLDQLAADHQLPAVGAPFAVAELAGLPAAIRGRVLRSWLRAAGATDLSATHLDAVDALLDDWRGQRWVELPGVRVSRRGGGLWAESSTPGTFGPQD, from the coding sequence GTGGCTGCGTCGGATCTGATGGCCAAGAAGGCGCTGGGGCCGGCCACCTTGGCGGTGGTCCAGGCAGTCGAGGCCGTGGCGGACGCCCCGCTGCTGGTGGCCTGTTCGGGCGGTCCCGACTCGCTGGCCTTGGCTCTGGCCGCCCACATCGCCGCCGCCCGCCGCGGAGTGGACGTGCGGGCAGCCATCGTCGACCACGGGCTGCAGCCCGGCTCGGACACCGTGGCCGCCACCGTGGCCGAGCAACTGGCCGGACGCGGGGTCTCCGCGGTGGTGCTCACCGTCACCGTCCCGGACAGCCCGGACGGAACCGAGGCAGCTGCCCGGCAGGCCCGCTACGCCGCCCTGGAGGCCGAGGCCCGGCCCGATGAGCTGATCCTGCTCGGCCACACCCTGGACGACCAGGCCGAGACCGTCCTGCTCGGCCTGGCCCGCGGCTCGGGCACCCGATCGCTGGCCGGGATGCCCACTCGGCGCGGGGTCTTCGTGCGTCCGCTGCTGGGACTGCGGGCCGCGCAGACCGCTCAAGCCTGCGCCGAGCTCGGCGTCGAGCCGTGGCGCGATCCGCACAACGACGAGCCGAGGTTCACCCGAGTCCGAGTGCGTCGGCAGGTGTTGCCCCTTCTGGAGGCCGAGTTGGGGCCGGGCATCGCCGAGGCGCTGGCCCGCACGGCGGGGCTGGCCCGCCGTGATGCCGACCTGCTCGACCAGTTGGCCGCCGACCATCAGCTGCCTGCGGTTGGGGCTCCGTTCGCCGTAGCGGAACTGGCGGGTCTGCCGGCGGCCATTCGCGGCCGGGTGCTGCGCAGTTGGCTGCGTGCGGCCGGAGCCACCGACCTCAGCGCGACTCACCTGGACGCCGTGGACGCCCTGCTCGACGACTGGCGCGGCCAGCGCTGGGTGGAACTGCCCGGGGTGCGGGTGAGTCGCCGCGGTGGTGGGCTGTGGGCGGAGTCGTCCACACCCGGGACGTTCGGTCCGCAGGACTGA
- a CDS encoding zinc-dependent metalloprotease translates to MEQASVDWAVAMRAGATLVPPGPELESGEISAVVDDLRRAAERSVELVAEVTELSGPASSVTLVVDRPGWLAAAASSANAMLLRAGVLDEPHGLADRLRARALGTQAGAVLAVVATRILGQFDPFADPSRLLLVAPNVVGLERKLGALPRDFRLWVCLHEQTHSFQFGAAPWLREHLTGLIAEVVADEDPDPGHKPQLGLAGLLGGPEQRAAFDRATAVMSLMEGHADVMMDRVPAGAVPTLPSIRAVFEQHRDQGGFSGLVSRLFGLNLKREQYRDGAGFCQAVIAEAGVPTLNRAFASAEALPSLAEIHDPQLWLRRI, encoded by the coding sequence ATGGAACAGGCATCGGTCGACTGGGCTGTGGCGATGCGGGCCGGGGCCACCCTGGTGCCACCCGGTCCGGAACTGGAATCCGGTGAGATCTCGGCAGTGGTGGACGACCTGCGCCGGGCCGCCGAGCGATCGGTCGAACTGGTCGCCGAAGTGACCGAACTGAGCGGGCCTGCCTCGTCGGTGACCTTGGTGGTGGATCGCCCCGGATGGCTGGCTGCGGCCGCGTCCTCGGCCAATGCCATGCTCCTTCGGGCCGGTGTCCTCGACGAGCCGCACGGCCTCGCCGACCGGCTCCGAGCCCGAGCCCTGGGCACCCAGGCCGGGGCCGTCCTCGCCGTTGTGGCCACCAGGATCCTGGGCCAGTTCGACCCGTTCGCCGACCCGTCCCGGCTGCTGTTGGTTGCGCCCAATGTGGTCGGCCTCGAGCGCAAGCTCGGTGCGCTGCCCCGCGACTTCCGGCTGTGGGTCTGCCTGCACGAGCAGACGCACAGCTTCCAGTTCGGTGCCGCGCCGTGGCTGCGTGAGCACCTCACCGGCCTGATCGCCGAAGTGGTCGCCGATGAGGATCCGGACCCCGGTCACAAGCCTCAGCTCGGCCTGGCCGGGCTGCTCGGCGGGCCGGAACAGCGAGCCGCCTTCGACCGGGCCACGGCGGTGATGTCACTGATGGAGGGCCACGCCGACGTGATGATGGACCGGGTGCCCGCCGGGGCCGTGCCCACCCTGCCCTCGATCCGGGCCGTCTTCGAGCAGCACCGCGACCAGGGCGGCTTCTCCGGGCTGGTGTCGCGGCTGTTCGGCCTGAACCTCAAGCGTGAGCAGTACCGCGACGGGGCCGGGTTCTGCCAGGCCGTGATCGCCGAGGCCGGCGTGCCCACCCTGAACCGGGCCTTCGCATCGGCCGAGGCGCTGCCCAGCCTGGCCGAGATCCACGATCCGCAGCTGTGGCTGCGTCGGATCTGA
- the dacB gene encoding D-alanyl-D-alanine carboxypeptidase/D-alanyl-D-alanine endopeptidase, which yields MPSPDALAAALAKVSATSIGTRGMVVLADDDQTLVQRNADQPLTPASTMKVLSTMATVDILGADHRFTTSVVTTKPGALVLVGGGDPLLTDKAGKSDAKPASLQKLADQTVASLRASGITKVSLGYDARLFSGPDFSPNWKSSWKSYESRVSALIVDSGRITSWQAQPNPAQFAAKAFAKRLSAAKITVTSVKPAALATPGTVVASVESAPLATVIAHTLAESDNLAAEIMLRQAAVAKGQPGSFVGAAQTLTGWLKANGLWSGGMVIVDGSGLATKDRVSANVLAKAISLSLRTERLMAVAAGLPVAGQSGTLKHRFDDKSERAGRGRVHAKTGTLRSVASLAGWVTTADGARLIFAFVGNNTAGQNSAYNWLDRSASVLAGCGCR from the coding sequence ATGCCGTCGCCGGATGCTCTGGCCGCGGCCTTGGCCAAGGTCTCAGCGACGTCGATCGGCACCCGCGGGATGGTCGTCCTGGCCGACGACGACCAGACACTGGTCCAGCGCAACGCCGATCAGCCGCTGACCCCGGCCTCGACCATGAAGGTGCTGTCCACCATGGCCACCGTGGACATCCTGGGTGCCGATCATCGCTTCACCACTTCGGTGGTCACCACCAAGCCGGGCGCACTGGTGCTGGTCGGCGGCGGCGATCCGCTGCTCACCGACAAGGCCGGCAAGTCCGACGCCAAGCCGGCCTCGCTGCAGAAGCTGGCCGATCAGACCGTGGCCAGCCTGCGCGCGTCCGGGATCACGAAGGTCTCGCTCGGCTACGACGCCCGATTGTTCTCCGGCCCGGACTTCAGCCCGAACTGGAAGTCGAGTTGGAAGAGCTACGAGTCCCGGGTCAGTGCGCTGATCGTCGACTCCGGGCGGATCACCTCCTGGCAGGCCCAGCCGAACCCTGCCCAGTTCGCTGCGAAGGCCTTCGCCAAGCGGCTGTCCGCGGCCAAGATCACCGTCACGTCGGTGAAGCCGGCCGCATTGGCCACCCCGGGGACGGTGGTGGCCTCGGTCGAGTCGGCCCCGCTGGCGACGGTGATCGCCCACACGCTGGCCGAGAGTGACAACCTGGCCGCCGAGATCATGCTGCGACAGGCTGCCGTGGCGAAGGGGCAGCCGGGCAGCTTCGTCGGGGCCGCCCAGACGCTGACCGGTTGGCTCAAGGCCAACGGCCTATGGTCCGGGGGCATGGTGATCGTCGACGGCAGCGGGTTGGCCACCAAGGACCGGGTCAGTGCGAACGTCCTGGCCAAGGCCATCAGCCTGTCGCTGAGGACCGAGCGGTTGATGGCGGTCGCTGCCGGACTTCCGGTGGCCGGGCAGAGTGGCACCCTCAAGCACCGCTTCGACGACAAGTCCGAGCGAGCCGGACGAGGCCGCGTCCACGCCAAGACCGGGACGCTACGGAGCGTGGCCAGCCTGGCCGGCTGGGTGACCACGGCCGACGGCGCCCGACTGATCTTCGCCTTCGTCGGCAACAACACCGCCGGGCAGAACAGCGCCTACAACTGGCTGGATCGTTCGGCCAGCGTGCTGGCCGGCTGCGGCTGCCGCTGA
- a CDS encoding inorganic diphosphatase: protein MTPTDRPSFARPKIRPSLHFDVTVEIPKGTKNKYEMDHHTGRIRLDRTLFTSTQYPNDYGFIEGTLGQDGDPLDAMVLVPEATFPGALIECRAIGMFRMKDEMGGDDKVLCIPVADQRQQNIRELTDLPNLALLEIEHFFTVYKDLEPGKSVEGAIWVGHAEAEMEIRASWERARGTSYENEFTRD, encoded by the coding sequence ATGACCCCGACCGATCGGCCGAGCTTCGCCCGCCCCAAGATCCGTCCGAGCCTGCATTTCGACGTCACCGTCGAGATCCCCAAGGGCACCAAGAACAAGTACGAGATGGATCACCACACCGGCCGGATCCGGCTGGATCGGACGCTGTTCACCTCGACGCAGTACCCCAATGACTACGGCTTCATCGAAGGCACCCTGGGCCAGGACGGCGACCCGCTGGACGCCATGGTGCTGGTCCCCGAGGCCACCTTCCCGGGCGCGCTGATCGAGTGCCGCGCCATCGGGATGTTCCGAATGAAGGACGAGATGGGCGGTGACGACAAGGTGCTCTGCATCCCGGTCGCCGACCAGCGCCAGCAGAACATCCGCGAGCTCACCGACTTGCCGAACCTGGCACTGCTCGAGATCGAGCATTTCTTCACCGTCTACAAGGACCTTGAACCGGGCAAGTCGGTCGAAGGCGCCATCTGGGTCGGTCACGCCGAAGCCGAGATGGAAATTCGGGCAAGTTGGGAGCGTGCCCGCGGCACGTCCTACGAGAACGAATTCACCCGCGACTGA
- a CDS encoding SixA phosphatase family protein yields MRHADALSTGPDPRDFARALSPKGRRQARDAGVLLGKQRVDLVLSSSASRARQTTELLGLSCPVRYLDRLYNAGSRQLLSELSGVDDQVLTVLLVGHAPGVPALASNLADRQHSNPEAMDRIRYNFPPATVVGLEFYNGWSALAEARLFTALHL; encoded by the coding sequence ATGCGCCATGCCGACGCACTGTCCACCGGCCCGGATCCTCGTGATTTCGCGCGGGCGCTGAGCCCGAAGGGACGCCGCCAGGCGCGCGACGCCGGCGTCCTGCTGGGCAAGCAGCGGGTCGACTTGGTGCTCAGTTCCTCGGCCAGCCGGGCCCGGCAGACCACCGAGTTGCTCGGCCTGTCCTGCCCGGTCCGATACCTGGATCGGCTCTACAACGCCGGTTCCCGGCAGCTGCTCTCCGAGCTGTCCGGGGTGGACGATCAGGTGCTCACCGTCCTGCTGGTCGGGCACGCCCCCGGAGTGCCGGCGCTGGCCTCGAACCTGGCCGATCGCCAGCACTCCAACCCGGAGGCCATGGACCGGATCCGCTACAACTTTCCGCCGGCCACGGTGGTCGGCCTGGAGTTCTACAACGGCTGGTCGGCGCTGGCCGAAGCCCGGTTGTTCACCGCTTTGCACCTCTGA